The Peribacillus simplex genome contains the following window.
ATGCACCTGATAAATATTCGCTAAAGATTGCCAAAACCCTTAAACGACACGAGGTACCTGCGATTTTTTTCGTGAATGGTCACTTTCTTGAAAATGATGAAAATAAAGTGATGCTAAAAGAAATTCATGAAATGGGTTTTCCTATCGGTAATCATACATATTCTCATGTGAATTTAAAAGAGTTGAGTGAAAAGGAACAAGAGAGGGAAATCGTAAAATTGAACAATTTGGTTGAGGGTATTATCGGGGAACGCCCTAAGTATTTCAGGGCGCCTTTTGGATCGAATACAGATCATTCAATAAAAGCCGCTGAGAAAGAAAAAATGTTGGTCATGAATTGGACATATGGATATGACTGGGAAAAAGGATATCAAGATAAAAAAGCTTTAACTGAAATCATGCGGAACAGCCCTTATTTAGGAAATGGCGCGAACTTACTGATGCATGACCGGAAATGGACGAGTGAAGCGATAGAGGATATCGTGAAAGGGTTACAAAAGAAAGGTTATAAGATCCTTGATCCAAAATTAATTGAAACGCCTGCATGAGCTGATTTTCGGCTTCAGCAGGTTTTTTATTTCCTTGGATAGTAATACATCACTCGATTATTGAAGAGATGGAGCTGCGCCCGTAATTTCTTTGCAAGGAACTTGCACAATTCATTTGCTTTTCCTTTATCACCGGAAGTTGCTGTTTCTGGGAGTGTGAATTGAATATAGGATTGAATCCGCTCTAATCCATCTTCATCCCTAACGACTTCTTGGTCAACGCCTATCAATATCATATGGTAACGATCCTCATTGGATTGAAGGTATATTGCCTTATCTTTCATTCTTTCAGGTTCTTTCATTTCATATGGAAATGCTTTCTTTTCATAGTCCCAATCCAGTTGCTTTCCGGTTTTCGCAGTGATCATTTGATAATAATTCAGCAATTCTTTAACGTCTTCGATGGTTACTGTCGCTTTCACGGACTCGGGAACAAGTTTGATATAGGCATTTTCAGTCATTTGGAACCCCCTTAGATCTATAGATGTAAGTATATTTTAACATTTTATGTTCGTATTATATACTAATCTATATGTATATTTATAGGTAAAATTCCATTTTCAATTTGCTTGGCTGGGATTGGAATGGTGTAATATGTAAAAAACAGCCCCGAGAACCCTGTGTTTTTTGAATTCAAATGTATTAAATGGGAAAACATATATATGTTATACTTTTTGGCTTGAAATAATAAATGTGTTATATTATAATTCATATGAAGCGGTTACATTACGTTAATAATGCATACAATATAGAGGAAGGGGTTGTAAAAATGGGAACTATCGTATGTCAAACTTGCAATAGCACGATTGAACATTTTGAAGATGAAAAAGTAAGTGTACTTTATACACACAATCACAACTGCCAATGCTGTGATACAGCTGCCTCTGAAAAATAAATGGAAAAAGGAACTTAAAGATAAATAGAATTTAAGGGTGTTTCAGGATTGCAACCTGGAGCACCCTTTTTATAGGAGTTAATAAGGGGGTTTTCGACAAGTGCACTTTGCTCAATTACAATTGAAACAATAGAATGGGCAAAAAAACCAGAGCAGGTATCTGCTCCGGTTTGATGAAATTCAATCAGTTTTTAATGATGCGTAAATATTTTATCTCTGGATCCTCTGGACCTTGAACTGGTAGACCTGCCTCGATGTTCTTCCGGATGTAATTGATATTATCTTCGGTTATCAGTTCTCCGGGTATAAAAATCGGGATTCCCGGCGGGTAAACCATGATGAATTCAGCGCTGATTTTGCCGACGGATTCCTTGATTGGAACCACTTCGGTTTCTGCATAAAAAGCTTCCCTGGGAGATAAAGCCAGTGGCGGTGTATCAGGAAGCAGTACTTCAATTTTTTCATGTTCAGCAGCCATTTCCTTAAACTCATTCGATAGGTCTCTAAGGGCAGCAATCAGCAGGTCCGCTTCTGTTTTTGAGTCCCCCGGTGTTATAAGGCAAAGGATATTGTACAAGTCAGAAAGCTCCACTTCGATATTATGCTTTTCACGAAGCCATTTCTCAACGTCGTACCCGGTAATATTCAATTCCTTAATGGAAATGATCAGTTTAGTCGGATCATAACTAAAGGCTGCCTTACTGCTTAGGATTTCGCTGCCGACACAGTATAGATAAGGAATCTCATTCACGGCCTCACGGATATATCCTGCAAGATTCATGGCTTCATCGATCATTTCCCTGCCTACCGTCGCAAGTTGTCTTCTAGCTGTATCCAGAGAAGCTAGAAGGATATAGGAGGTTGAGGTAGTAGTGAGCATGCTCAGTATTGATTGAACACGATTTGCAGAAACCAGTCCATTCTTAACATTTAATATGGAACTTCCCGTTAGTGAACCGCCCAGTTTATGAACACTCGTAGCAGCCATATCTGCTCCGGCTTGCATGGCTGACATCGGCAAGTCCTCATGGAAGTGAATATGGACACCGTGTGCTTCATCTACGAGTACTGGGATTTGGTAGGAATGAGCAACTTCCACTATTTTTTGCAAATCAGCCGAAATGCCGAAATAGGTGGGGTTGATTACAAGCAATCCTTTTGCATCACTATGTTCACTTAAAGTTTTTTCAACGGCATCGATGGTTATTCCGTGTGAAATGCCCAAGTCCTTATCTATTTCAGGATTGATGAAAACGGGAACCGCTCCGGAAAATACAATGGCAGACATTACGGATTTATGCACATTCCTCGGAACGATGATTTTGTCCCCAGGGCCGCAGACTGTCATGACCATCGTCATGATTGCTCCGCTTGTTCCTTGAACGGAAAAGAATGTGTGATCTGCACCAAAAGCTTCGGCGGCAAGATCCTGAGCTTGTTTAATGATGCCCTTTGGCTGATGGAGATCATCGAGAGGTGCTATATTGATTAAATCTATGGATAATGCATTTTCTCCAATAAAATCACGGAAATCAGCGTCCATTCCTTTTCCTTTTTTATGACCTGGAATATGAAATTGAACGGGATTTTTTTTTGCGTGCTGCAATAAGGCAGTGTATAAGGGTGTTTCATTCTGTGACAATTCTTTGTAGCCCCTTTTCAATATAATAGGTACGAAATATTGGGGAGATGTACTCCCAAATATTAACGATCGCATGTTTCTCCGATTCCATTCAAATGGTCTTTTGGATAGACATAAAACAAATGAATTATAGCACGTCTTATAATAAATGCCTAGCGTGACTTTAATGTACTGACATAAACAACTTCTGAATTTCTTTGATGTTATTGGGGCCCAATAAAAATAACAGCCGGTTATAATTATCTATATCCCTAGTATTAACTGGATTGACCCAAGAATTCTTCTTTTATAAATATTGAATGGGTATGAGTTTAAAAATTGAACGGGTAAATTATATTTGCCATAATAAAGCTGTGATATAGATTGCTTATAAATAAAACAAACCATTAAAAAGGGAGATGAGAGTTTGGAGTGGAATACGCGTGTGACCGATTTGTTAGGGATTCAATACCCAATCGTACAAGGGGGACTGGCTCATTTAGCATATGCAGACCTGGCTGCTTCAGTTTCGAATGCAGGGGGGCTAGGGCAGGTAACGGCCATGTCCTTGGACAACCCAGAGCAACTGGTAGATGAAATAAGAAAAACGAAATCAATGACGGATAAACCGTTTGGTGTGAACTTTGCAATCGGTCAGCATGGAAGGCCTTATGAACACATGCTTGAAGCAGCCTTGAAAGAGGATATCGCAGTTGTTTCCGTAACAGGCGGTAACCCTTCACCATTTCTTGATTACGTCAAAGGTACTCAGGTGAAAAAACTGGTGCTTGTTGCTGCAAGAAGACAGGCAGTTAAGGCTGAACAGCTTGGTGCAGATGCAGTGATGGTAGTTGGTCAGGAGGGCGGTGGACATTTAGGCCGTGATGATATTGGAACTTCCGTGTTAATTCCTCAAGTTGTGGATTCCGTTAAAATTCCAGTCATCGCCTCGGGTGGTTTTGGCGATGGGCGCGGTTTGATGTCAGCGTTGGCACTTGGTGCCGATGGAATCGAGATGGGAACACGATTCATAGCAGTCAAGGAGTGTGTTCACGCACATGAATTATATAAAAATGCCTTGGTTTCCGGCACAGAAAATGATACCGTTGTCATTAAGCGGTCCATTGGTGCCCCAGCCAGGGTAATTGCAAATAGCTGGACTGAAAAGATCCTTGAAATAGAAAAAGAAAATGGCGGATATGAGCAACTGAAGGATTACATAAGTGGAAAAGCGAACCAGCGTTATATCCATGATGGTGTTGAAGGTGAAGGGTATGCCTGGGCTGGACAAGTGATGGGGCTGATTCATGATGTACCATCGACTGCTGACCTAATCAGCCGGATTATCTACCAAGCGGAAGCAATTCGTTCAAAATGGGCAGACTGATGATGCATGGTCTGCCGGACAGCATGAAAAACTATCTAGAAGGAGCGTGTTTAGGGTATGGATTATCAATATCCAATGGATCTTGATTGGTCTACTGAAGAAATCGTAGATGTGATCAAATTCTTTGAAGCTGTAGAAAAGGCTTATGAAAATAAAATACAAAAGGAAGAATTTATGAAAGCCTACCGAAGGTTCAAGGAAATAGTCCCAGGTAAGGCGGATGAGAAAAAGTATACGGATGAGTTTGAGTCAGTCAGCAACTATTCATCATATCTTGTAATTAAGAAGGCAAAAGGAATAGAAGACGGAGAATGGATAAAAATGAAAAATTAAAAATATAATTTTTAGAGAACTCCATTGACTTACTGAAAAGATTGTTTTAACATAATAATCAAGAAAAAGATAAAGGCAGTGACGAAGAAGAGTACCTTAATGCTGTTCTGCAGAGAGCCAGTGGTTGCTGAAAACTGGTGAACGAATTTAAGCGAATGGACTTCCGAGCCCCAAACCGAAACGGATGGACGGAGTAGGCTTTGGCGATTATCTCATCGTTATTGGAGATAGGCATGTTAATGCCGTAAAGTGAGCTAATTTAGCTAATTAAGGTGGTACCACGGGTTCCTCGTCCTTTGGATGAGGGCCCTTTTTGCGTTTTTTATGAAAATGATAATTAAATCTATGAATAAGAGTAGTAATCTTTTTAGATGCGTTACAGAGAGCCGGAATAGGTGGAAACCGGTACGATATAAGAAGATGAATGGACTTATGAGTGGTTTCTTGAAATAAGTAGGGAAACTCGGCTGC
Protein-coding sequences here:
- a CDS encoding NAD(P)H-dependent flavin oxidoreductase gives rise to the protein MEWNTRVTDLLGIQYPIVQGGLAHLAYADLAASVSNAGGLGQVTAMSLDNPEQLVDEIRKTKSMTDKPFGVNFAIGQHGRPYEHMLEAALKEDIAVVSVTGGNPSPFLDYVKGTQVKKLVLVAARRQAVKAEQLGADAVMVVGQEGGGHLGRDDIGTSVLIPQVVDSVKIPVIASGGFGDGRGLMSALALGADGIEMGTRFIAVKECVHAHELYKNALVSGTENDTVVIKRSIGAPARVIANSWTEKILEIEKENGGYEQLKDYISGKANQRYIHDGVEGEGYAWAGQVMGLIHDVPSTADLISRIIYQAEAIRSKWAD
- a CDS encoding polysaccharide deacetylase family protein, coding for MKPISIKLNMRIKKSVETATTVQDESRHGKDLKVETSKTDGEMNVKAEYRLDKDDWSFKPIGNANPKVVLLTFDDAPDKYSLKIAKTLKRHEVPAIFFVNGHFLENDENKVMLKEIHEMGFPIGNHTYSHVNLKELSEKEQEREIVKLNNLVEGIIGERPKYFRAPFGSNTDHSIKAAEKEKMLVMNWTYGYDWEKGYQDKKALTEIMRNSPYLGNGANLLMHDRKWTSEAIEDIVKGLQKKGYKILDPKLIETPA
- a CDS encoding DUF1885 family protein, which gives rise to MTENAYIKLVPESVKATVTIEDVKELLNYYQMITAKTGKQLDWDYEKKAFPYEMKEPERMKDKAIYLQSNEDRYHMILIGVDQEVVRDEDGLERIQSYIQFTLPETATSGDKGKANELCKFLAKKLRAQLHLFNNRVMYYYPRK
- a CDS encoding aminotransferase class I/II-fold pyridoxal phosphate-dependent enzyme, producing the protein MSQNETPLYTALLQHAKKNPVQFHIPGHKKGKGMDADFRDFIGENALSIDLINIAPLDDLHQPKGIIKQAQDLAAEAFGADHTFFSVQGTSGAIMTMVMTVCGPGDKIIVPRNVHKSVMSAIVFSGAVPVFINPEIDKDLGISHGITIDAVEKTLSEHSDAKGLLVINPTYFGISADLQKIVEVAHSYQIPVLVDEAHGVHIHFHEDLPMSAMQAGADMAATSVHKLGGSLTGSSILNVKNGLVSANRVQSILSMLTTTSTSYILLASLDTARRQLATVGREMIDEAMNLAGYIREAVNEIPYLYCVGSEILSSKAAFSYDPTKLIISIKELNITGYDVEKWLREKHNIEVELSDLYNILCLITPGDSKTEADLLIAALRDLSNEFKEMAAEHEKIEVLLPDTPPLALSPREAFYAETEVVPIKESVGKISAEFIMVYPPGIPIFIPGELITEDNINYIRKNIEAGLPVQGPEDPEIKYLRIIKN
- a CDS encoding UPF0223 family protein — protein: MDYQYPMDLDWSTEEIVDVIKFFEAVEKAYENKIQKEEFMKAYRRFKEIVPGKADEKKYTDEFESVSNYSSYLVIKKAKGIEDGEWIKMKN
- a CDS encoding GapA-binding peptide SR1P, with product MGTIVCQTCNSTIEHFEDEKVSVLYTHNHNCQCCDTAASEK